A stretch of Mesorhizobium sp. M2A.F.Ca.ET.046.03.2.1 DNA encodes these proteins:
- the dusB gene encoding tRNA dihydrouridine synthase DusB has product MAELTTLASPLDVGGVKIRNRVFLAPMSGITDEPFRQRAHAHGAGLVVSEMVASGELAKGRAGCDLRIRHSGLPVHMVQLAGREAAHMGEGARIAAGEGADIIDINMGCPAKKVTGGYAGSALMRDLDHALSLIEAVVGAVSLPVTVKMRLGWDESALNAPMLARRAEQAGVSMVTVHGRTRCQFYQGRADWRAIARVKQAVSIPVVANGDVGSPEEAAAILDQSGADAVMIGRAHYGAPWIAGGIATAAGGAKTQGIPLTPQELTDYVVSHYDDMLALYGVESGLRQARKHLGWYLDRHAPGVRAEQRKRILTSFEPAEIVAELRRVFTDSLPLDSLRSAA; this is encoded by the coding sequence ATGGCTGAACTGACCACATTGGCATCGCCACTCGATGTCGGCGGGGTAAAAATCCGCAATCGGGTTTTCCTCGCGCCGATGTCGGGCATCACCGACGAGCCGTTCCGGCAGCGCGCCCACGCGCATGGCGCGGGGCTGGTCGTGTCGGAAATGGTGGCGAGCGGCGAACTGGCCAAGGGCAGGGCGGGCTGCGACCTGCGTATACGTCATTCCGGCCTGCCGGTACATATGGTGCAGCTGGCCGGCCGTGAGGCCGCCCATATGGGCGAGGGCGCGCGAATCGCGGCGGGCGAGGGCGCCGATATCATCGACATCAACATGGGCTGCCCGGCGAAGAAGGTGACCGGCGGCTATGCCGGTTCGGCGCTGATGCGCGACCTCGACCATGCACTGTCCCTGATCGAGGCGGTGGTCGGCGCCGTCTCGCTGCCGGTGACGGTCAAGATGCGGCTGGGCTGGGACGAAAGCGCTCTCAACGCTCCGATGCTGGCGCGGCGCGCCGAACAGGCCGGCGTCAGCATGGTGACCGTGCATGGCCGCACGCGCTGTCAGTTCTACCAGGGCAGGGCCGACTGGCGCGCCATCGCGCGCGTCAAGCAAGCCGTGTCGATTCCCGTGGTGGCGAACGGGGATGTCGGCTCGCCTGAGGAAGCAGCGGCGATCCTCGATCAATCCGGCGCCGACGCGGTGATGATCGGCCGCGCGCATTATGGCGCGCCATGGATCGCCGGCGGTATTGCGACGGCCGCGGGCGGCGCAAAGACACAGGGCATTCCACTGACGCCGCAAGAGTTAACCGATTACGTCGTCTCGCATTACGACGACATGCTCGCGCTCTACGGCGTCGAAAGCGGCCTGCGCCAGGCGCGCAAGCATCTCGGCTGGTATCTTGACCGCCATGCTCCAGGTGTTCGCGCCGAGCAGCGCAAACGTATCCTCACATCGTTCGAACCGGCGGAGATCGTCGCCGAATTGCGCCGCGTATTCACCGACAGCTTGCCGTTGGACAGCCTGCGGAGCGCTGCATGA
- a CDS encoding sigma-54 dependent transcriptional regulator: MASDILIVDDEEDIRELVAGILSDEGHETRTAHDADSALAAIADRAPRLIFLDIWLQGSRLDGLALLDEIKTMHPNMPVVMISGHGNIETAVSAIRRGAYDFIEKPFKADRLILIAERALETSKLRREVSDLKQRSGETFDLIGMSSAMSQLRQTIERVAPTNSRVMIVGPSGSGKELTARAIHALSSRKAGPFVTLSAATITPERMEIELFGTESNGTERKVGALEEAHRGILYIDEVADMPRETQNKILRVLVEQQFERVGGTKRVKVDVRIISSTSQNLEAMIADGRFREDLYHRLAVVPVMVPGLAERREDIPYLVDNFMKQIARQAGIKPRRIGDDALAVLQAHNWPGNVRQLRNNVERLMILARGENPDAPITADLLPSEIGDVMPRTPNQSDQHIMALPLREAREQFEKDYLIAQINRFGGNISKTAEFIGMERSALHRKLKSLGV; encoded by the coding sequence ATGGCGTCTGACATTCTCATCGTCGATGACGAGGAAGACATCCGCGAACTTGTCGCCGGTATCCTGAGCGACGAGGGTCATGAAACCCGTACGGCGCATGACGCCGACAGCGCGCTTGCGGCGATCGCCGACCGCGCGCCGCGGCTGATTTTCCTCGACATCTGGCTGCAGGGCTCGCGCCTCGACGGCCTCGCGCTGCTCGACGAAATCAAGACCATGCACCCGAACATGCCGGTCGTGATGATCTCCGGCCATGGCAACATCGAAACGGCGGTGTCCGCGATCCGGCGCGGCGCCTACGACTTCATCGAGAAGCCGTTCAAGGCCGATCGCCTGATCCTGATCGCCGAGCGCGCGCTCGAAACGTCCAAGCTGCGGCGCGAGGTCTCCGACCTCAAGCAGCGCAGCGGCGAGACCTTCGACCTGATCGGCATGTCGTCGGCCATGAGCCAGCTGCGGCAGACAATCGAGCGCGTCGCACCGACCAACAGCCGCGTCATGATCGTCGGCCCGTCCGGCTCCGGCAAGGAGCTGACGGCGCGCGCCATCCACGCCCTGTCGTCGCGCAAGGCCGGCCCGTTCGTGACGCTGAGCGCGGCCACCATCACGCCCGAGCGCATGGAGATCGAGCTGTTCGGCACCGAATCGAACGGTACCGAACGCAAGGTCGGTGCGCTGGAAGAGGCGCATCGCGGCATCCTTTACATCGACGAAGTCGCCGACATGCCGCGCGAGACGCAAAACAAGATCCTGCGCGTGCTGGTCGAGCAGCAGTTCGAGCGGGTAGGCGGCACCAAGCGCGTCAAGGTCGATGTCCGCATCATCTCGTCCACCTCGCAAAACCTCGAGGCGATGATCGCCGACGGCCGCTTCCGCGAGGACCTCTACCACCGCCTGGCGGTGGTTCCGGTCATGGTGCCCGGGCTCGCCGAGCGGCGCGAGGACATTCCCTATCTCGTCGACAATTTCATGAAGCAGATCGCACGCCAGGCCGGCATCAAGCCGCGCCGCATCGGCGACGATGCGCTGGCCGTGCTGCAGGCGCATAACTGGCCGGGCAACGTTCGCCAGCTGCGCAACAATGTCGAGCGGTTGATGATCCTGGCGCGAGGGGAAAATCCCGATGCTCCGATCACCGCCGACCTTCTGCCGTCCGAGATCGGCGACGTGATGCCACGCACGCCCAATCAGTCGGACCAGCACATAATGGCGCTGCCGTTACGCGAGGCGCGCGAGCAATTCGAGAAGGACTATCTGATCGCCCAGATAAACCGCTTCGGCGGCAACATCTCGAAGACCGCCGAGTTCATCGGCATGGAGCGGTCGGCCCTGCATCGCAAGCTGAAGTCGCTGGGAGTCTAG
- the ntrC gene encoding nitrogen regulation protein NR(I), giving the protein MSVRGNILVADDDAAIRTVLNQALSRVGHEVRVTSNASTLWRWVAAGEGDLVITDVVMPDENAFDMLPRIKKARPELPVIVMSAQNTFMTAIRASETGAYEYLPKPFDLTELLNIVNRALSEPKRPKLDARGEDQPETMPLVGRSAAMQDIYRMLARMMQTDLTVMISGESGTGKELVARALHEYGRRRGGPFVAINMAAIPRDLIESELFGHEKGAFTGAQNRSSGRFEQAEGGTLFLDEIGDMPMEAQTRLLRVLQQGEYTTVGGRTPIKTDVRIVAATNKDLRTLINQGLFREDLFYRLNVVPLRLPALRERSEDIPDLVRHFFKQGASEGLQTKRISSGGIELMKRYPWPGNVRELENLVRRLAALYSQDEISSEIIESELKTGERPVVPDGGALIPDDLSIGQAVEHFLQRYFASFAGELPPSGLYQRILAEVEYPLVLASMTATRGNQIKAAELLGLNRNTLRKKIRELGVNVYKSSRQP; this is encoded by the coding sequence ATGAGCGTTCGCGGCAATATTCTGGTCGCCGACGACGATGCGGCCATCCGCACCGTGCTCAACCAGGCGCTGTCGCGCGTCGGCCACGAGGTGCGCGTCACCTCGAACGCCTCGACCCTGTGGCGCTGGGTGGCGGCTGGCGAAGGCGATCTCGTCATCACCGATGTGGTGATGCCGGACGAAAACGCCTTCGACATGCTGCCGCGCATCAAGAAGGCGCGGCCCGAGCTGCCGGTCATCGTCATGAGCGCCCAGAACACCTTCATGACCGCCATCCGCGCCTCCGAGACGGGCGCCTACGAATATCTGCCGAAGCCATTCGACCTCACCGAGCTGCTCAACATCGTCAACCGGGCGCTATCCGAGCCGAAGCGGCCGAAGCTCGACGCCCGCGGGGAGGACCAGCCGGAAACGATGCCGCTGGTCGGCCGCTCCGCCGCCATGCAGGACATCTACCGCATGCTGGCGCGCATGATGCAGACCGATCTCACGGTCATGATCAGCGGCGAATCCGGCACCGGCAAGGAGCTGGTGGCGCGCGCGCTGCACGAATATGGCCGACGCCGCGGCGGCCCGTTCGTGGCCATCAACATGGCGGCGATTCCGCGCGACCTCATCGAATCGGAACTGTTCGGCCACGAGAAGGGCGCCTTTACCGGCGCGCAGAACCGTTCCAGCGGCCGCTTCGAGCAGGCCGAGGGCGGCACGCTGTTCCTCGACGAGATCGGCGATATGCCGATGGAAGCGCAGACCCGGCTGCTTCGCGTCCTGCAGCAGGGTGAATACACGACGGTCGGCGGACGCACGCCGATCAAGACCGACGTGCGCATCGTCGCGGCCACCAACAAGGACCTGCGCACGCTGATCAATCAGGGCCTCTTCCGCGAAGACCTGTTCTATCGCCTCAATGTTGTGCCGCTGAGGCTGCCGGCGCTGCGCGAGCGTTCCGAGGACATTCCCGACCTGGTGCGGCACTTCTTCAAGCAGGGCGCCAGCGAGGGCCTGCAGACCAAGCGGATTTCGTCCGGCGGCATCGAGCTCATGAAGCGCTATCCCTGGCCGGGCAATGTGCGCGAGCTGGAAAACCTGGTGCGCCGGCTGGCCGCCCTCTACTCGCAGGACGAGATTTCGTCGGAAATCATCGAGTCTGAGCTCAAGACCGGCGAGAGGCCAGTCGTGCCGGACGGCGGCGCGCTCATTCCCGACGATCTGTCGATCGGCCAGGCGGTCGAGCATTTCCTGCAGCGCTATTTCGCCTCCTTCGCCGGCGAATTACCCCCGTCGGGGCTTTACCAGCGCATTCTCGCCGAGGTCGAATATCCGCTGGTGCTGGCCTCGATGACGGCGACGCGCGGCAACCAGATCAAGGCGGCGGAGCTTTTGGGGCTCAACCGCAACACGCTGCGCAAGAAGATCCGCGAGCTTGGCGTCAACGTATACAAGTCGTCCAGGCAGCCATAG
- a CDS encoding nitrogen regulation protein NR(II) → MKANAPQQVADAANIVLNTIRRPVIMVDPDGFITFANADAEDFFRSSATMLARNTLSKLVPFGSPLLTLVDQVRERRAPVNEYRVDVSSPRLGIEKMVDLYVAPVPEFPGSVVVMFQERSMADKIDRQMTHRGAARSVTGLAAMLAHEIKNPLSGIRGAAQLLELSASDEDRALTRLITDETDRIVSLVDRMEVFSDERPIERYPVNIHVVLDHVKAIAKNGFARRIKILEEYDPSLPPVFANRDQLIQVFLNLVKNAAEAIGSDPQGEIVLSTAFRPGIRVSVPGTQDRVSLPLEFCVHDNGPGVSEDILPILFDPFITTKPNGSGLGLALVAKIVGEHGGIIECDSTARGTTFRVLMPAWKETSPGSGDEAEGDRK, encoded by the coding sequence ATGAAGGCCAATGCCCCGCAGCAGGTGGCGGACGCCGCCAACATCGTGCTCAACACCATCCGCCGCCCGGTGATCATGGTCGATCCCGACGGCTTCATCACTTTTGCCAACGCGGATGCCGAGGATTTCTTCCGCTCCAGCGCGACCATGCTTGCCCGCAACACGCTGTCCAAGCTGGTGCCCTTCGGAAGCCCGCTGCTGACGCTGGTCGACCAGGTGCGCGAGCGCCGTGCGCCGGTCAACGAATACCGCGTCGACGTCTCGTCGCCGCGCCTCGGCATCGAGAAGATGGTCGATCTCTATGTCGCTCCTGTGCCGGAGTTTCCGGGTTCCGTCGTCGTGATGTTCCAGGAACGGTCGATGGCCGACAAGATCGACCGCCAGATGACGCATCGCGGTGCTGCGCGCTCCGTCACCGGCCTGGCCGCCATGCTGGCGCACGAGATCAAGAACCCGCTCTCCGGCATCAGGGGCGCGGCCCAGTTGCTCGAACTCTCGGCTTCCGACGAGGACCGGGCGCTCACCCGCCTGATCACGGACGAAACCGACCGCATCGTCTCGCTGGTCGACCGTATGGAAGTGTTTTCCGACGAGCGGCCGATCGAGCGCTATCCCGTCAACATTCACGTCGTTCTCGACCACGTGAAGGCGATCGCTAAGAACGGTTTTGCTAGGCGAATCAAGATCTTGGAGGAATATGATCCATCACTGCCTCCGGTCTTCGCCAACCGTGACCAGCTGATCCAGGTCTTCCTCAACCTGGTCAAGAATGCTGCCGAAGCGATCGGATCGGATCCGCAGGGGGAGATCGTGCTGTCGACGGCTTTCCGTCCGGGCATCCGCGTTTCGGTGCCTGGAACGCAGGACCGCGTCTCGCTACCGCTGGAATTCTGCGTGCATGACAACGGTCCCGGCGTATCGGAAGACATCCTGCCGATCCTGTTTGATCCGTTCATCACCACCAAGCCGAATGGTTCCGGCCTCGGGCTCGCGCTGGTCGCCAAGATCGTCGGCGAGCATGGTGGCATCATCGAATGCGATTCGACCGCGCGGGGCACCACGTTCCGCGTCCTGATGCCGGCCTGGAAGGAGACTTCGCCCGGCTCAGGCGATGAAGCAGAAGGAGACCGCAAATGA
- a CDS encoding D-amino-acid transaminase, which translates to MPRIAYVNGRYVVHSQASVHIEDRGYQFADGVYEVCEVARGHIVDMPRHLARLKRSLKELSIAWPVSEGVLSLLLREVVNRNGVVDGLVYVQVTRGVASREFVFPPAGTKSSLVITARKADPAANAKRVEAGIKVITVPENRWDRVDIKSTGLLPNVLAKQKAKEAGAQEAWFVDADGNVKEGGSSNAWIVTRDGILVTRPAEHGILRGITRTTLFDVAAKLGLKIEERGFSVTEAKAAKEAFISSATTIAMPVVEIDGAPIANGHPGSMTLSLRQAFFDVAEKSPA; encoded by the coding sequence ATGCCGCGCATTGCCTATGTCAACGGGCGCTATGTCGTCCATTCCCAAGCCAGCGTCCATATCGAGGACCGCGGCTACCAGTTCGCCGACGGCGTCTATGAGGTCTGCGAAGTGGCGCGCGGCCATATCGTCGACATGCCGCGCCATCTTGCCCGGCTCAAGCGCTCGCTGAAGGAACTGTCGATCGCCTGGCCGGTATCGGAAGGCGTCTTGTCGCTGCTGCTGCGCGAGGTGGTCAATCGCAACGGCGTGGTCGACGGCCTTGTCTATGTGCAGGTGACGCGCGGCGTCGCCAGCCGCGAGTTCGTTTTCCCGCCGGCAGGCACGAAATCTTCCCTGGTCATAACCGCCAGGAAAGCCGATCCGGCGGCGAATGCGAAGCGGGTGGAGGCCGGCATCAAGGTCATCACCGTGCCTGAGAATCGCTGGGACCGCGTCGACATCAAGAGCACGGGCCTTTTGCCCAATGTGCTTGCCAAGCAGAAGGCCAAGGAAGCCGGCGCCCAGGAAGCCTGGTTCGTCGACGCCGATGGCAACGTCAAGGAAGGCGGCTCGTCAAACGCCTGGATTGTCACAAGGGACGGCATACTGGTGACCCGGCCGGCCGAGCACGGCATCCTGCGCGGCATCACCCGCACGACGCTTTTCGATGTCGCCGCCAAGCTCGGCCTCAAGATCGAGGAGCGCGGTTTTTCGGTCACTGAGGCCAAGGCTGCCAAGGAGGCGTTCATCAGTTCGGCGACCACAATCGCCATGCCGGTGGTCGAAATCGACGGTGCGCCAATCGCAAATGGCCATCCTGGCTCTATGACACTTTCGTTGCGGCAGGCTTTTTTTGACGTTGCGGAAAAAAGTCCAGCCTGA
- the hfq gene encoding RNA chaperone Hfq, with translation MAERSQNLQDLFLNSVRKSKNPLTIFLINGVKLTGVVTSFDNFCVLLRRDGHSQLVYKHAISTIMPSQPVQMFDGEESQGA, from the coding sequence ATGGCGGAACGATCGCAAAACCTTCAGGACCTGTTCCTGAATTCAGTTCGCAAGAGCAAAAATCCACTTACCATCTTCCTCATCAACGGCGTGAAGCTGACCGGCGTCGTCACTTCGTTCGACAATTTTTGTGTGTTGTTGCGGCGTGACGGGCACTCCCAGCTCGTCTACAAGCACGCCATTTCCACGATCATGCCGAGCCAGCCGGTTCAGATGTTCGATGGCGAGGAAAGCCAGGGCGCCTGA
- a CDS encoding PAS domain-containing sensor histidine kinase, whose protein sequence is MAAEAPTLNQPLFSQAGTRDGRRLLALPGVVAIAGAVITAAISFAILVGATPIAPTADTTWALVAANAVFVLFLIALIAREVRRIVLARRHGRAASRLHVRIVAMFALVAAIPAIMVAIIASITLDIGLDRWFEIRTKTIVNSSLSIADAYVQENARNLQGTTLSMAYDLDASRTLYGLDRSGFLDLLNKEAVGRGLAHAALINPDGSFVMKAKTDADFAMPEPPAGAVDTAAAGKPVLIEPRTRNIMGAIIKLREIEGLYLYTIRLVDPDVIKARQIVKGNTDEYRNLEDNRRTSQVAFALPYLSLTLIIILSAIWTGIAVADRIVRPIRQLIGAADEVATGNLDVAVPVRQSDGDVASLGETFNNMILELKSQRNELLSAKDLIDERRRFSEAVLAGVTAGVIGVDPYGIITIVNRSAETMLAISASATLGQNLSAVLPLVGRVFEIGRQSGKPVYREQVTFFRAGLERTFNVQVTVESSDDGEEEKSYVVTVDDITDLVQAQRSSAWADVARRIAHEIKNPLTPIQLSAERIRRRYGKVITEDREVFDQCTDTIIRQVEDIGRMVDEFSAFARMPKPEMKAIDLRESLREASFLVEVSRPDIAFQRDFGSEPLKGTFDSRLMAQAFGNVIKNAAEAIDGLDPADRSDGTIRIQAGRQDGAIRIDVIDNGKGLPRENRQRLLEPYMTTREKGTGLGLAIVKKIVEDHGGRLELHDAPADFHGGRGAMISIILPPATVVAAPPRGEGRNEHERETEKVGNGV, encoded by the coding sequence ATGGCAGCTGAGGCTCCGACCCTGAACCAACCGCTTTTCAGCCAGGCTGGCACACGTGACGGCCGACGGCTGCTGGCGCTGCCCGGCGTGGTGGCCATCGCCGGCGCGGTGATCACGGCGGCAATCTCGTTTGCTATCCTGGTCGGCGCAACGCCGATCGCGCCGACCGCCGACACGACCTGGGCCCTGGTCGCGGCCAATGCCGTCTTCGTTCTGTTCCTGATCGCGCTGATCGCCCGCGAGGTGCGCCGCATCGTCCTGGCGCGGCGCCACGGCAGGGCCGCCTCGCGGCTGCATGTGCGCATCGTCGCGATGTTCGCGCTGGTTGCCGCAATCCCGGCCATCATGGTGGCGATCATCGCGTCGATCACGCTCGACATCGGCCTTGACCGCTGGTTCGAGATCCGCACCAAGACGATCGTCAACTCGTCGTTGTCGATCGCCGACGCCTATGTGCAGGAGAACGCGCGCAACCTGCAGGGCACGACATTGTCGATGGCATACGATCTCGATGCCTCGCGCACGCTCTACGGCCTCGACCGTAGTGGTTTCCTCGATCTGTTGAACAAGGAAGCCGTTGGCCGCGGACTGGCGCACGCCGCCCTGATCAATCCTGACGGCTCGTTCGTCATGAAAGCCAAGACCGACGCCGACTTCGCCATGCCTGAACCGCCGGCGGGCGCCGTCGACACCGCGGCGGCCGGCAAGCCGGTGCTGATCGAGCCGCGCACCCGCAACATCATGGGCGCCATCATCAAGCTGCGCGAGATCGAAGGGCTTTACCTCTATACGATCCGGCTGGTCGATCCCGACGTCATCAAGGCGCGCCAGATCGTCAAGGGCAACACCGATGAATACCGCAATCTGGAGGACAACCGGCGGACCTCGCAGGTCGCCTTTGCATTGCCTTACCTGTCGCTCACGCTGATCATTATCCTGTCGGCGATCTGGACCGGCATCGCCGTTGCCGACCGGATCGTGCGGCCGATCCGTCAGCTGATCGGCGCCGCCGACGAGGTGGCCACCGGCAATCTCGATGTCGCCGTGCCCGTGCGCCAATCCGACGGCGATGTCGCCTCGCTCGGCGAGACCTTCAACAACATGATCCTCGAGCTCAAATCGCAGCGCAACGAGCTCCTTTCGGCCAAGGATCTGATCGACGAGCGCCGGCGCTTCTCGGAGGCGGTGCTGGCCGGCGTCACCGCCGGTGTCATCGGCGTCGACCCCTACGGCATCATCACCATCGTCAATCGCTCGGCCGAAACCATGTTGGCGATTTCGGCAAGTGCGACGCTCGGCCAGAACCTTTCGGCGGTCCTGCCCCTTGTCGGCCGGGTCTTCGAGATCGGACGCCAGTCGGGCAAGCCGGTCTACCGCGAGCAGGTAACCTTCTTCCGCGCCGGCCTGGAGCGCACCTTCAACGTCCAGGTCACCGTCGAGTCCAGCGACGACGGCGAGGAAGAGAAATCCTACGTGGTCACGGTCGACGACATCACCGATCTCGTCCAGGCGCAGCGCTCTTCGGCCTGGGCGGATGTGGCGCGGCGAATCGCGCATGAGATCAAGAACCCGCTGACGCCGATCCAGCTCTCGGCCGAGCGCATCAGGCGCCGCTACGGCAAGGTCATCACCGAGGATCGCGAGGTCTTCGACCAGTGCACCGATACCATCATCCGCCAGGTCGAGGACATCGGCCGCATGGTCGACGAATTCTCGGCCTTCGCCCGCATGCCGAAGCCGGAGATGAAGGCGATCGATCTGCGCGAGTCGCTGCGCGAGGCCTCCTTCCTGGTCGAGGTCAGCCGCCCCGACATCGCCTTCCAGCGCGATTTCGGCAGCGAGCCGTTGAAGGGTACTTTCGACAGCCGCCTGATGGCGCAGGCCTTCGGCAACGTCATCAAGAACGCCGCCGAGGCGATCGATGGACTTGATCCGGCGGATCGTTCGGACGGCACAATCCGGATTCAAGCCGGGCGCCAAGATGGCGCCATACGAATCGACGTTATCGACAACGGCAAGGGGCTGCCGCGCGAGAATCGCCAAAGGCTTCTCGAGCCCTATATGACGACGCGCGAGAAGGGGACCGGGCTCGGCCTCGCTATCGTCAAGAAGATCGTGGAGGACCATGGCGGCCGTCTCGAGTTGCACGACGCGCCAGCGGATTTCCATGGTGGCCGGGGCGCGATGATCTCGATCATCCTGCCGCCGGCGACGGTCGTAGCCGCGCCGCCACGCGGTGAAGGTCGAAACGAACACGAACGAGAAACTGAAAAGGTCGGTAATGGCGTCTGA